From the Mycoplasmatota bacterium genome, one window contains:
- a CDS encoding ankyrin repeat domain-containing protein produces MKKIISIIILIVIIIGGFYLLFSYSSNQLNAQNLISAIEENDIDKFEKLLKKRGDIDAKPNVVCLDCTNYPPLHMACKLGNFEAVKLLVENGADVNNVNATNNTSPLIAALRTHNSNGIEVAKYLINKGADISYMNLQGYTPVNASLRLNTNPYNEDVAKAQYDFVV; encoded by the coding sequence ATGAAAAAAATTATTTCAATAATAATACTAATCGTCATTATAATAGGAGGATTTTATCTACTCTTTTCATATTCATCTAATCAGTTAAATGCACAGAATTTAATCTCTGCGATCGAAGAAAACGATATAGATAAATTTGAAAAATTACTAAAAAAAAGAGGAGATATTGATGCAAAACCAAATGTTGTTTGCTTAGATTGTACTAACTATCCACCTTTACATATGGCTTGTAAATTAGGAAATTTTGAAGCTGTTAAATTATTAGTAGAAAACGGAGCAGATGTCAACAACGTTAATGCAACGAATAACACAAGTCCTTTAATAGCAGCTTTAAGAACACATAATTCAAATGGAATAGAAGTTGCCAAATATTTAATTAACAAAGGGGCTGACATTTCTTATATGAATTTACAGGGGTACACCCCTGTAAATGCTTCACTACGCTTAAATACAAATCCATATAATGAAGATGTAGCTAAAGCACAATATGACTTCGTTGTTTGA
- a CDS encoding PepSY domain-containing protein: MKKIISIGLAVVVFITLTACTGATKIAASTIAIDVNPSVVLELDEDDKVIDVILNNKDAEIIVGDMDLIRVDYNIAINALIGSMVANGYINELTNSVLLSISSDNEVREDELMAELSQAVNDVLTGNQIDGSVIVQDLEFEEDAEELAELLGISEAKAELILDIIEADPRMTVEELAELSINDLNLLLEAKNIALDNVEKIGSASELGIITVEEAYQAALTELEIDELTVVELEIELEQEDGVMVYEVEIETDTEEYEILIDAKEGTVFVDLDEDEDDDEDDDDFPVDALTEQEVLNVIATELGLDILLITELEIEQEVDNGVAYYEVEFEYNGEEYEIEIDASSGEIYTNSMDEEGFDFDDEDDEDDELDDEEETEEETEEETE, translated from the coding sequence ATGAAAAAAATTATTAGTATAGGATTAGCAGTAGTGGTATTCATTACACTAACTGCATGTACAGGAGCAACAAAAATAGCTGCATCAACAATCGCAATTGATGTAAATCCAAGTGTAGTGTTGGAATTAGATGAAGATGACAAAGTAATCGATGTTATTTTAAATAACAAAGATGCTGAAATTATCGTAGGAGATATGGATTTAATCAGAGTAGATTACAATATTGCAATCAATGCATTAATCGGATCAATGGTCGCAAATGGATACATTAATGAGTTAACTAACTCAGTATTATTATCAATCTCAAGTGATAATGAAGTACGTGAAGATGAATTAATGGCAGAATTATCACAGGCGGTAAATGATGTATTAACCGGAAACCAAATTGATGGATCAGTGATCGTACAAGATTTAGAGTTTGAAGAAGATGCAGAAGAACTAGCAGAATTATTAGGAATCTCAGAAGCAAAAGCAGAATTGATCCTAGATATTATTGAAGCAGATCCAAGAATGACAGTTGAAGAACTGGCTGAACTATCAATTAATGATCTAAATCTATTATTAGAAGCGAAAAACATCGCACTAGATAACGTAGAAAAAATAGGGTCAGCTAGTGAACTGGGAATTATCACAGTTGAAGAAGCTTACCAAGCAGCATTAACTGAATTAGAAATTGATGAATTAACAGTGGTTGAACTTGAAATCGAACTAGAGCAAGAAGATGGCGTAATGGTATATGAAGTAGAAATTGAAACAGACACAGAAGAATATGAAATCTTAATTGACGCCAAAGAAGGAACAGTATTCGTTGATTTAGATGAAGACGAAGATGATGATGAGGATGATGATGATTTCCCAGTAGACGCATTAACAGAACAAGAAGTGTTAAATGTAATCGCAACTGAATTAGGATTAGACATATTATTAATCACGGAATTAGAAATTGAACAAGAAGTAGATAATGGCGTAGCATATTACGAAGTAGAGTTTGAATACAATGGAGAAGAATACGAAATAGAAATAGATGCATCTTCAGGAGAAATTTACACAAACTCAATGGATGAAGAAGGCTTCGACTTTGATGATGAAGATGATGAAGATGATGAACTAGACGACGAAGAAGAAACAGAAGAAGAAACAGAAGAAGAAACAGAATAA
- a CDS encoding D-alanyl-D-alanine carboxypeptidase yields MKKKTIFIMSLFLLFCIPFKVNKTNAQVSVSAKAAALMNADTGEFMFTQNPNEKLPIASLTKIMTAILALENANLSDEVTISEEAANQPPSSINLTPGDKLTLEDLLYGLILRSGNDAAYAIAEYVAGNVDDFVRLMNDKAKALGMNDTNFSNPSGLPDPRENISTASDVAKLLRYAMENPEFRKIAGTKIYETTSALGIPYKWAHKHRLVNQVDYVTAGKTGFTKAAGRTLASYAKENGISLIAVTLNDPNDWVDHLNMFKYGFGQYGIDVPTPEIRSDGSEEED; encoded by the coding sequence ATGAAGAAAAAAACTATATTTATTATGTCTTTGTTTTTGCTTTTCTGTATTCCTTTTAAAGTAAATAAAACAAATGCACAAGTATCAGTTAGTGCAAAAGCGGCTGCTTTAATGAATGCTGATACAGGAGAATTTATGTTTACTCAAAATCCAAATGAGAAACTACCAATAGCTAGTTTAACCAAAATCATGACAGCAATACTAGCACTAGAAAATGCTAATTTAAGTGATGAGGTAACCATTTCAGAAGAGGCAGCTAATCAACCCCCATCATCAATAAATCTTACACCTGGTGATAAACTAACCCTTGAAGATTTATTATATGGTTTAATATTACGCTCAGGTAATGATGCTGCTTATGCGATTGCTGAGTATGTAGCTGGGAATGTTGATGATTTTGTTCGATTAATGAATGATAAAGCAAAAGCATTAGGGATGAATGATACTAATTTTTCAAATCCATCAGGACTTCCTGACCCAAGAGAAAATATATCTACAGCAAGTGATGTTGCTAAATTATTGCGCTATGCGATGGAAAATCCTGAATTTAGAAAAATTGCTGGAACTAAAATTTATGAAACAACATCAGCATTAGGTATTCCATATAAATGGGCGCACAAACATCGATTAGTTAATCAAGTAGATTATGTAACAGCAGGTAAAACGGGTTTTACTAAAGCTGCAGGTCGTACACTTGCTAGTTATGCTAAAGAAAATGGGATTAGTTTAATCGCAGTTACCTTAAATGATCCAAATGATTGGGTAGACCATTTAAACATGTTTAAATATGGATTTGGACAATATGGTATCGATGTTCCAACACCAGAAATTAGATCAGATGGTAGTGAAGAAGAAGATTAA
- a CDS encoding MarR family transcriptional regulator, with amino-acid sequence MSNISNGYQIASLIREINSKLNSSIKNELKETGLTVPQIMVIKLLFNHNRLKVSEISKEMSLVNSTVSGIIDRLEKQDIVRRIRSEEDRRIVYIELSSKGEEIVDEHKVIIKNFFNDTFSNISNEEIDTILNGLQTLKSFLNKKLIVEDLPSSNEVIFYENKKN; translated from the coding sequence ATGTCTAATATTTCAAATGGATATCAAATTGCTTCACTTATAAGAGAAATAAACTCTAAATTAAATAGTAGTATTAAAAATGAATTAAAAGAGACTGGATTAACGGTACCACAGATTATGGTTATCAAATTGCTTTTTAATCATAATCGTTTAAAAGTTAGTGAAATTAGCAAAGAGATGAGTCTTGTTAATAGTACCGTTTCAGGAATTATTGATAGACTTGAAAAACAGGATATAGTAAGAAGAATTCGCAGTGAAGAAGATAGACGTATCGTTTATATTGAACTTTCTAGTAAAGGCGAAGAAATAGTTGATGAGCACAAGGTTATTATAAAAAACTTTTTCAATGATACTTTTAGTAATATAAGTAATGAAGAAATAGATACTATTCTTAATGGACTTCAAACATTAAAAAGTTTTCTAAATAAAAAATTAATTGTTGAGGATTTACCTTCTTCAAATGAAGTAATCTTTTATGAAAATAAAAAAAATTAA
- the ruvX gene encoding Holliday junction resolvase RuvX: MKILGLDLGSKTLGIALSDALGLTAQGIETFVFTDNNYQLALDRVVEFVKKEKVERIVLGYPKNMNGTIGPRGKISEEFAQKIRDALQIKVILWDERMTTMEAEKILINANMSRQKRKKIIDKMAAVVILQSYLNSI; the protein is encoded by the coding sequence ATGAAAATATTAGGATTAGATTTAGGTAGTAAAACATTAGGAATAGCCCTAAGTGATGCTTTAGGTTTAACTGCTCAAGGTATAGAAACCTTTGTCTTTACAGATAATAATTATCAGTTAGCACTAGATAGAGTAGTTGAATTCGTCAAAAAAGAAAAAGTTGAAAGAATTGTTTTAGGTTATCCTAAAAATATGAATGGAACGATTGGCCCTCGTGGTAAAATTAGTGAAGAATTTGCCCAAAAAATAAGGGATGCTCTTCAAATCAAAGTTATTTTGTGGGATGAACGAATGACAACGATGGAAGCAGAAAAAATATTAATTAATGCTAACATGTCTCGACAAAAAAGAAAGAAAATTATTGATAAAATGGCAGCAGTAGTAATACTGCAAAGCTATTTAAATAGTATATAA
- a CDS encoding PepSY domain-containing protein, translating into MKDNNKLEKVIYEQFNQRKPEIFDKILEQCPKMKNPRNQESLLSKVKNVISTKRFSYSFASLSLVLVLVFIMFGLGNTTTSHAFSTIAIDVNPSLVLELDEDDKVINVILNNKDAEIIVGDMDIIGVDYNVAINALIGSMVANGYISELTNSVLLSISSDNEVREDELMAELSQVVNDVLTGNQIDGSVIVQDLEFEEDAEELAELLGISEAKAELILDIIEADPRMTVEELAKLSINDLNLLLEAKNITLDNVEKIGSASELGIITVKEAYQAALTELEIDELTVVEFEIELGQEDGVMVYEVEIETDTEEYEILIDAKEGTVFVDLDEDEDNDNDDDDFPVDALTEQEVLNVIATELGLDTSLITELEIEQEVDNGVAYYEVEFEYNGEEYELEIDASTGEIYTNSMDEEGFNFDDDDNEDDELDDEEETED; encoded by the coding sequence ATGAAAGATAATAATAAACTTGAAAAAGTGATATATGAGCAATTTAATCAAAGAAAACCCGAAATTTTTGACAAGATTTTAGAACAATGTCCAAAAATGAAGAATCCTAGAAATCAAGAATCTTTATTAAGTAAAGTAAAAAATGTAATCTCAACTAAACGATTCTCATATTCGTTTGCATCTTTGAGTTTAGTGCTAGTATTAGTATTTATTATGTTTGGGCTAGGGAATACAACTACATCACACGCATTTTCTACAATCGCAATTGATGTAAACCCAAGTTTAGTATTGGAATTAGATGAAGATGACAAAGTAATCAATGTTATTTTAAATAACAAAGATGCTGAAATAATCGTAGGAGATATGGATATAATCGGAGTAGATTACAATGTTGCAATCAATGCATTAATCGGATCAATGGTCGCAAATGGATACATTAGTGAGTTAACTAACTCAGTATTATTATCAATCTCAAGTGATAATGAAGTACGCGAAGATGAATTAATGGCAGAATTATCACAGGTGGTAAATGATGTATTAACCGGAAACCAAATTGATGGATCAGTAATCGTACAAGATTTAGAGTTTGAAGAAGACGCAGAAGAATTAGCAGAATTATTAGGAATCTCAGAAGCAAAAGCAGAATTGATCCTAGATATTATTGAAGCAGATCCAAGAATGACAGTTGAAGAACTGGCTAAACTATCAATTAATGATCTAAATCTATTATTAGAAGCGAAAAACATCACACTAGATAACGTAGAAAAAATAGGGTCAGCTAGTGAACTGGGAATTATCACAGTTAAAGAAGCTTACCAAGCAGCATTAACTGAATTAGAAATTGATGAATTAACAGTGGTTGAATTTGAAATCGAACTAGGGCAAGAAGATGGCGTAATGGTATATGAAGTAGAAATTGAAACAGACACAGAAGAATATGAAATCTTAATTGACGCCAAAGAAGGAACAGTATTCGTTGATTTAGATGAAGACGAAGATAATGATAATGATGATGATGATTTCCCAGTAGACGCATTAACAGAACAAGAAGTGTTAAATGTAATCGCAACTGAATTAGGATTAGACACATCATTAATCACCGAATTAGAAATTGAACAAGAAGTAGATAACGGCGTTGCATATTACGAAGTAGAGTTTGAATACAATGGAGAAGAATACGAACTAGAAATAGATGCATCCACAGGAGAAATCTACACAAACTCAATGGATGAAGAAGGTTTCAACTTTGATGATGACGATAATGAAGATGATGAACTGGACGACGAAGAAGAAACAGAAGATTAA
- a CDS encoding glycosyltransferase — MKLTVGQFNDSYPPVMDGVGNTVKNYAYWINKKYGESYVITPKFPRYTDNEDFQVIRYASTHLPRRKPYRLGIPSIAFDSKRKLNQIDFDILHVHCPFSSGQLALKLAQKKQIPIVASFHSKFYDDFKQALKNDFLAKLAVKRIVSFYEKVDYVWTVNESTAETLKSYGFNKKIEIMPNGTDFKANIDINENKKYMNELYHIQNNELVFLFVGQHIWQKNIKLIVEALKQLKQSNLPFKMFFIGEGYAKNDLMSLVNQYSLTNHVQFMGKITNRELLKRFFARADLFIFPSVYDNAPIVVREAAALNTPSIVIDGSNAQEGIIDGVNGFTCLENVTSLANKINLISQDKDKLKEIGNNAKETVARSWESIVDQVAEKYQDIIYSYQMNK; from the coding sequence ATGAAATTAACTGTCGGACAATTTAATGATTCCTATCCACCTGTTATGGATGGGGTTGGAAATACTGTTAAAAACTATGCTTATTGGATAAATAAAAAATATGGAGAAAGTTACGTTATTACTCCTAAATTCCCTCGTTATACTGATAATGAAGATTTTCAAGTGATTCGATATGCTTCAACACATCTACCACGTAGAAAACCTTATCGTCTTGGAATTCCATCTATTGCTTTTGATTCAAAAAGGAAATTAAATCAAATTGATTTTGATATTCTTCATGTACACTGTCCTTTTAGTTCAGGACAACTCGCTCTTAAATTAGCACAAAAAAAGCAAATTCCAATTGTGGCATCCTTTCATTCAAAATTTTATGATGATTTTAAACAAGCTTTAAAAAATGATTTTCTAGCTAAATTAGCTGTTAAGCGTATTGTTTCATTTTATGAAAAAGTTGATTATGTTTGGACAGTTAATGAAAGTACTGCCGAAACATTAAAAAGTTATGGTTTTAATAAAAAAATTGAAATTATGCCAAATGGAACTGATTTTAAAGCCAATATTGATATAAATGAAAACAAAAAATATATGAACGAATTATACCATATTCAAAACAATGAATTAGTATTTCTTTTTGTTGGGCAACATATTTGGCAAAAAAATATTAAATTAATTGTAGAAGCACTTAAGCAATTAAAACAAAGTAATCTTCCATTTAAAATGTTTTTTATTGGTGAGGGTTACGCTAAAAATGATTTAATGTCATTAGTTAATCAATATAGTTTAACCAATCATGTTCAGTTTATGGGAAAAATAACAAATAGAGAATTATTGAAGCGATTCTTTGCAAGAGCTGATTTATTTATTTTTCCATCTGTATATGATAATGCACCGATTGTTGTTAGAGAAGCAGCTGCATTAAATACACCTTCAATTGTCATTGATGGGTCAAATGCACAAGAAGGAATAATAGATGGTGTCAATGGATTTACTTGTTTAGAAAATGTGACGTCATTAGCAAATAAAATTAATTTAATTTCTCAAGATAAAGATAAATTAAAGGAAATTGGCAATAACGCTAAAGAAACAGTTGCTCGTTCATGGGAAAGTATTGTCGATCAAGTAGCAGAAAAATATCAAGATATAATCTATTCTTACCAAATGAATAAATAA
- a CDS encoding RNA polymerase sigma factor, with the protein MMSKYDRKLLVVEDKLIKKIAKYDSLAFEQLYNETSGAVFGLAMSILANQTDAEDVVQKTYISVYNKAKTYKGKGKAMAWIFTIARNHALMKIRDRNKRSHIDLDDLYDIGTGNNIEEELHKEQLVDVLLNILSEDERQIVVMHAMSNIKHKEIARIMGMPLSTVLSKYKRSLEKLRREMEVNEYER; encoded by the coding sequence ATGATGTCCAAGTATGATAGAAAATTATTAGTAGTGGAAGATAAATTAATTAAGAAAATAGCTAAGTATGATTCACTGGCGTTTGAGCAGTTATACAATGAAACAAGTGGAGCAGTTTTTGGATTAGCTATGTCAATCTTGGCAAATCAAACCGATGCTGAGGATGTTGTACAAAAAACATACATCAGTGTTTACAATAAGGCAAAAACATATAAAGGAAAAGGAAAAGCTATGGCATGGATATTTACTATTGCTAGAAACCATGCACTAATGAAAATCCGAGATAGAAATAAAAGATCACATATTGATTTAGATGATTTATATGATATTGGAACAGGAAACAATATTGAAGAGGAGTTACATAAGGAGCAACTCGTTGATGTATTATTAAATATATTAAGTGAAGACGAAAGACAAATTGTTGTAATGCACGCTATGTCGAACATAAAGCATAAGGAAATAGCAAGAATAATGGGAATGCCGTTATCCACAGTGCTATCTAAGTATAAAAGATCTCTTGAAAAATTACGAAGAGAGATGGAGGTGAACGAATATGAAAGATAA
- a CDS encoding MFS transporter: MSKTYSKSEVNFIVGIASTLGLRQFSLILAMPLLAIYGNSLQNSSSALVGFAIGIYGLLQAILQVPYGVLSDKVGRKPIILFGILQLSVGLLLASIANNIYVLILARAIQGSGAIMAVAYSWIGDVIPESKRNQAMSIVGISFGIAGTAGFIGATLLNKVLTVSQIFLICAIFTFITGLYITIFVKENKVKNIVKKEKLKAEMITKDMIKLMCGGFFVYFSMVSVFIIVPQIVDKLVGISEMWKFFIPGTILGIIAMRISAKLADKGYEKNIVKLSFFVIVISIICLFTENIYIIAIGLILYFIGYMCLVSLFPATITKFSPKNAKGAVTGAFNTVQFIGSFLGGSLTGILWGINKNITVFALLTLCIIVMLIVNTVQNYSPEYKEE, from the coding sequence TTGAGCAAAACATATAGTAAATCAGAAGTAAATTTTATAGTTGGAATCGCATCTACTTTAGGGTTAAGACAATTTTCACTTATTCTAGCAATGCCTTTACTTGCTATTTATGGAAATAGTCTTCAAAATTCTTCATCAGCATTAGTTGGGTTTGCGATTGGAATTTATGGATTATTACAAGCAATACTTCAAGTGCCATATGGTGTTTTAAGCGATAAAGTAGGTAGAAAGCCAATCATTCTATTTGGTATCCTTCAACTTTCTGTAGGGCTATTATTAGCTAGTATTGCTAATAACATTTATGTTTTAATTCTTGCTAGAGCGATTCAAGGTAGTGGTGCGATTATGGCAGTTGCTTATTCTTGGATAGGTGATGTAATACCAGAATCCAAACGAAATCAAGCAATGAGTATTGTAGGTATTTCCTTTGGTATAGCAGGTACAGCAGGATTTATTGGAGCGACGCTATTAAATAAGGTACTTACAGTTTCACAAATATTTTTAATATGTGCTATATTCACATTTATTACAGGGTTATATATCACTATTTTTGTCAAAGAAAATAAAGTGAAAAATATTGTGAAAAAAGAAAAATTAAAAGCAGAAATGATAACCAAAGATATGATTAAGTTAATGTGTGGAGGTTTTTTTGTTTATTTCTCTATGGTAAGTGTTTTTATTATCGTTCCACAAATAGTAGATAAATTGGTTGGTATAAGTGAAATGTGGAAGTTTTTTATACCAGGAACGATATTAGGAATAATCGCTATGAGAATTTCTGCTAAATTAGCTGACAAAGGATATGAAAAAAATATTGTAAAATTATCATTCTTTGTAATTGTTATTTCAATCATTTGTCTTTTTACAGAAAATATTTACATTATAGCGATTGGATTAATTTTATATTTTATTGGTTATATGTGCTTAGTGTCTTTATTCCCCGCAACTATTACGAAGTTTTCACCTAAAAATGCGAAAGGTGCTGTCACAGGTGCTTTTAATACTGTTCAATTTATAGGATCTTTTTTAGGTGGTTCTTTAACAGGTATTTTATGGGGAATTAATAAAAATATTACTGTTTTTGCACTTTTAACACTATGTATTATCGTCATGTTAATCGTAAATACAGTACAAAACTATTCACCTGAATATAAGGAAGAATAA
- a CDS encoding O-methyltransferase: MNKEQYFDYLNEKPNDEKLNELETYAKSHHVPIIQESGLEFVSMIIKVSQAKKILEIGTAIGYSAINFARINEAISVTTIERDEEMIEQAKKNIQEFNLTNRIELISQDALLVDESNLSNNYDLLFIDAAKSQYQKFFEKYTKCLKTGGIVVTDNLVFHDMIFDDDIKNRNTKQLVSKIKKYNEWLKNNDLFDTQFFSIGDGISISIKK; this comes from the coding sequence ATGAATAAAGAACAATATTTTGATTATTTAAATGAAAAACCGAATGATGAAAAGTTAAATGAATTAGAAACATATGCTAAGTCACATCATGTTCCTATAATTCAAGAATCAGGTTTAGAATTTGTTTCAATGATTATAAAAGTAAGTCAAGCGAAAAAGATTTTAGAAATTGGAACCGCAATTGGATATTCTGCGATCAATTTCGCAAGAATTAATGAAGCTATCTCAGTGACAACGATTGAACGAGATGAAGAAATGATTGAACAAGCAAAAAAGAATATTCAGGAATTTAATTTGACTAACCGGATTGAACTTATTTCTCAAGATGCTTTATTAGTTGATGAATCTAATTTATCTAATAATTATGATTTATTATTCATTGATGCAGCCAAAAGTCAGTATCAGAAGTTTTTTGAAAAATACACAAAATGTTTAAAAACAGGAGGAATTGTTGTTACAGATAATCTAGTGTTTCATGATATGATTTTTGATGATGATATCAAAAATCGAAACACTAAACAACTTGTTAGTAAAATTAAAAAATATAATGAATGGTTAAAAAATAATGATTTATTTGATACTCAATTTTTTTCTATTGGAGATGGCATATCCATTAGTATTAAAAAGTAG
- a CDS encoding DUF1292 domain-containing protein: MDENYLTIVDENENEVLCEILFTFDSEDYEKSYVYYVPVETNEEDEDVEVLCSSFVPNEDDSIGELFPIEDDAEWEMIEEVFNTYVSNMDEEDEEDDHCCCGHDHDNENHQCMCDEKEEK, encoded by the coding sequence ATGGATGAAAACTATTTAACTATAGTAGATGAGAATGAAAATGAGGTTTTATGTGAAATTTTATTTACATTTGATTCAGAAGACTATGAAAAATCCTATGTGTACTATGTACCTGTTGAAACGAACGAAGAAGATGAAGATGTTGAAGTGCTATGTTCTTCTTTTGTCCCAAATGAAGATGATTCTATTGGAGAATTATTCCCAATAGAGGATGATGCTGAATGGGAAATGATTGAAGAGGTATTCAACACTTATGTAAGTAATATGGATGAAGAAGATGAAGAAGATGATCACTGCTGTTGTGGTCATGATCATGATAATGAAAACCATCAATGCATGTGTGATGAAAAAGAAGAAAAATAG
- a CDS encoding ankyrin repeat domain-containing protein, with protein sequence MIFKAAATNNVLVVEYLVEHNLADINFQNSFGYTSLMFASRTNCKETIEYLLQNDANIELKNEDGETALDIAIARNNQEIVSLLSE encoded by the coding sequence TTGATTTTTAAAGCCGCTGCAACTAATAATGTCCTTGTCGTTGAGTATTTAGTCGAACATAATTTAGCTGATATTAATTTTCAAAATTCTTTTGGTTACACGTCATTAATGTTTGCTAGTAGAACCAATTGCAAAGAAACTATAGAATATTTACTACAAAATGATGCAAATATAGAATTAAAAAATGAAGATGGAGAAACAGCACTAGATATAGCAATAGCGCGTAATAATCAAGAAATCGTTTCTTTATTAAGTGAATAA